The sequence caaacaagaaaataacaacaaaattaaaattttgaaaaacccccgaccgcgacatagtagaccgattttcatgaaacatggctaagaacacttcccgacttactcagctttgagacaaaaaaaaaactaaatccaaatcggttcatccgttcgggagctacgatgccacagacagacacacacacagacagacaggcaaacagacagacagacagacagccagacatacagacagacacacacacacacagacagacaagtcaaacttataacacctcgtcgattttgcgtcgggggttgaaaaaacgagatttaaatcggttcatccgttcgaaagctaccacagacagacacacacagacaaacagacagatagacagacagaaagatagaaatcgtttttgcgtcgcgggTTTTAAAAAGCAGGCGTTGTCGTCGGGTTTACGCTCCGTAACTTTGGCATTGTATCCAGGCGTAAACACCCAAAAGTTCCTACCTAAACCCTAATAAGTACTACGAGTCTACGACCGATTAAGAAGTGATTTCTAACGTTTCCAGGTGTAATCGGGCTGATCTACCTGGTGATGTACATCTGCATCATCATCTTCTTCTCCATCTGCATGTGCGGACTGCTTGCCACCATGGACGAGCGGGTTCCGTACTTCCAGCTCGCTGACTCCATCATAGGTAAGTTCTTAGAATCTATGAAACAGAAGTCTTCGAATGTAAGGGAGGCCAAataattttcaattaaaaaataaattctacTATTCTACTGTTTCCACAGTGACTGTATGTATATGCATACTTACATAGTTACCATTGTCATCAACCTTGATTACCACTGTCTAGGTACTATCCTGTTTATTTCGGGCTGCCTTAGTAATCATTACATTGGTCGTAGAAGTAAATGAACAATAGACTCTGGTTGCATCAGTTGCATGTTTGAGCCGTTTGGGGTGGAGACCCTTGGACCCTGGGGACCCGGAGCACACTCTGTTTTCAGGGAGCTGGCGAAGTGTCTCATTGATGCTacgggtgaccagagggctggttcATTTCTGCGCAGCGAACAAGCATCGCGATCCAGCGCGGCAATGctaccagccttctgggcaccctaccATCTGGCGCCGAGCTTGCTcctgttttttatttgtaatatttttttcttcataTATTTATGGTGTTAGATTAAGTAGTTTAAgttctttttatgtttttttttatacagatGTACCAATCTATGAATAAACCCATCTCTTCTTCAATGAACATCTGTATCATAATCTTCTCGATCTGTATACATGTGTGGGCTGCTCGCCACCATGGATGAGCGGGGTTCATTGACTTAAAATCGATGTAacagtttttaattattacacAGCCTTCTTCTTCATTCAAGCTTCATTTAATCAGACTTGTTACAACACTTagacataaaaacatttttaaagatGGATGGCCAGATTTTGAATTATAGAAATCGAATATGAAGGGCCTCAAAATTACAGATTACGAGAAAATTACGATAAATACTATAGCTATGATTCTCAAATTAAGACTAGACAGAACCTTAGCTtttagttttttagggttccgtaccaaaaaggtacaaaaggaacccttatgaagccgctctgtccgtccgtctgtttTTATAAGGTATCACAACCTCAATTTAAGTCTGTTCCTACTAGTAAGATCTTGTACCTATCTCATCATCAGAGTCCAAAATCAGTCGATAATTCTATTTTCTAGGTGCCAACCCTGGCATGGGACACCGTCCGTTGCTGTATGAGGAAGGTGCTCTCATCTGGTACGATGCAGACAATGAAACTCAGATCCAGAGATACGTGGATAATATCAACGAATTCCTCGCACGTAAGcgcttcatttatttttatttattaaattgctaTGGTAGTTGTACTGCAGTGAGTAGGAAGCATTATGATGGGTACTTAAAATCCTCttcaataatacatacatacatacatacaatcacgcctgtgtcccatgaaggggtaggcagagcacatgaaactactcaggtttcagtgccactcttggcaataatACTGATGCTCAATAGGAATAGGGGCGCTTAAAAAAAAAGCactaaaacataatttttaagaaaaaaaaaaccgccgcctttggggttctggtgaaagctacttgcgaatgttggattacgtatttcggttctgaccatcaccaacagttccactgcaccaaatgtcactattctggacgtaagtgcatgctgttcttataaaaataccaaagtcactataaacgtgccgttcagatttgaggagttcggttctgaccatcatcagcacttccactgcaccaaatgtcgctgttctggacgtaagtgcatgctgttcttatcaaaataccaaagtcactataagcgtgccgttcagatttgaggagttccgttctgaccatcatcaggagttccactgcaccaaatgtcactgttctggacgtaagggcatgctgttcttataaaaataccaaagtcactataagcgtgccgttaagatttgaggagttccgttctgaccgtcatcagcacttccactgcaccaaatgtcactgttccgtacgtaaattcatgctgttcctttaaaaatacaaaaatcaccatatatatgcctttcagatttgaggagttccctcgatttctccaggatcccatcatcagaactgggttctgagaaaaatgggaccaatctgtatgcatatacattcaataaaaaaaaaaattttcaaaattggtccagtaacgacggaccTTTGATCGTGTCCCAAGAGATACGATCTGGTGGAGCCTTCGCAAGAAGAACGTCCCCGAGCACTATGTCAACATCATTGCCAACATGTACAAGGGGGCACGATCGATGGTACGGACAGTGGTGGGTGAGACGAAACCAGTAGCGGTCACGGAAGGCGTTCACCAAGGCTCGGTACTGAGCCCTTTCCTGTTTTGCTTGGCTTTGGACTCACTTACCGAAGAGGCGCGAGATACAGCAAAGTGGACATTTATATACGCTGATGATGTAGCCATTTGCGCGGAAAGTCGGCGTGAGCTACAAAATGCCCTTTTGTCATGGAAACACCAGTTACAAGCCGGAGGCCTAGTGCTGAGTATTGCCAAAACCCAGTTTCTCTCCCTAAATGAACCCAACCAAAGCGACGATAGCCCGATATCCATCGATAAGCAAACTAGTCACTAAGTGCaaacaatacaaatatttgAGTGGTATGATGCACTCTTCCGGGGACATAGAATGCAATATTCAGCACTGTATAGCAGCTGCATGGCTGAAGTGGCGCGAAGTGACTGGTGTCACCTGTGACAAAAGAATGCCGGTCAAACTGAAAGGCTTAGTCTACAAGACCATAATACGGCCCGTACTGATGTACGGCAGCGAGACGTGGGCAGTTAAGCAGAAGGATGTGCATACTATTCAAGTTGCCGAAATGAAGATGCTGAGATAGATGTGCGGCGTCACCAGGCTCGATAGGATCCGCAACGAGTACGTGCGAGGCAGCCTGGGCGTACGCGACATCGCGGACAAAATGCAGGAAAGTAGGCTGcgatggtatgggcatgtaggGAGAAGACCACCAGACTACGTTGGAAATTTAGCACTACGATTCTCCATCCCCGGTAAGAGAGGCAGAGGAAAACCGAAGACAAGATGGAGGGACGTAGTGCTAAAAGATATGGCTGAGTGCAGAGTGTCCGAAGACGACGTCAAGGATAGGGCGAAGTGGAAGCGACTGACAAGGAAAGCTGACcccaccaccatgtgggattaatagcttggaagagagagagagagagatccagtaacgacggagatatcgaggaacgaacattaaaaaaaaacaaaaaaaaaacatacagacgacttgataaccgtccttcttgagagatatgaggcgacggttaaaaatacacaaacacACTCGTGCAATTACCTTAGCCCTTCAGTTACGACTGCATCTGGTGTGTAGCTTATAATATGGTGTGTATGTAGCAAAAGGAAACCAACTTATTGCTAGTTGAAAGTTTTTTATGTGTAGCATAAAGTACTTAGTTATGTTTGTAATAGAAAAATCTTTATCGCTAACGACAGTACCATAACCCATTTACTGATGCTGTATTGCTGCTTGTCCACTTTTACACAATAGTAATGTAGGTAACGAAGGAATTTTCCATTTTCAGCGTACGAGAACAAATCCCTCCTCATCAACGGTGGAGTGAACCAGCGAGACTGTGGCACCGTGAAACCTCCACGGGCCGAGGTCTGTTCCTTCAGCACCGATCTGCTTGGAGACTGCTCTGCGGCTAATGGCTTCGGGTATAGCAATAGGACCCCGTGTCTTATCATCAAACTTAATAGGGTGAGTAAGGCGtgagtagccgaatgcacaaacgctcaggaaacgaaacgctcgtagatatctatctctattgctcttgcgtattggcgtgacagagataaactacctttcgcggcgtttcgttttcgtttcgagtcgtagaaatgccatttggctacggggcagGGTGTCAGCATAGTAACAccgtggcacagtataataaagagtactatcatacagtatggccactcccgctccccgctgaaagtgccacccaccccctctcggttacctcacagttaccgcttgtcaaaaacgcgaacagtcaacctgtcatatgtcactcatacaagcatggtacgcgttcacctacacgagcttagaatgtgtgctaggaacgcgcctctttcatatttttgatcgccagtgtccgaggtgtgaccgtGGCTTGCATTGACGTCCGTCGCGCGCCCGTCTCGTCTCGTCTCATCGCATCGCCTATCATCCATAGTTCATCGACGATGCCCACTTAAGACACTTCCATAgagatcgaaggtttgattCCGTCGCGACGCATCGCATCGTCGTCGCGTGCCCGTcctccacgcaagccacggcggaTTAAGCTTATCTTGAATATGTCAAATAAGACGTCTTCTCCTTTCTTCAAATCGTAAACTTTGGCCTTTTCTTCAGAAATGACACCAAGAGAATAGCTTAGCTGAAAAAGTAATGTGTTTTAAATGAACAGCATGCAAATGTAAACTGGCATTTTGAACACTACACCCACTTAGTTTATGTAGCTATTATGGACTCATACCTCCTCCATCTGGAGACAATTAAGCGTTGCTGcgtgtgtagccgaatggcatttctccgacgcgaaacgaaaacgaaacgcgcGATCTGGCTTGTCGCGCCAATCCGgcatagagatagatatctactagcgtttcgtttcgagagcgtttcgtgagcttttgtgccattcggctacgcaccctgatccTTTACGATCCGGCGAGGACATTGGTCTAAACTGTCTAAAGCGTCAGCCGTAAGCACAAGACATACATGTGAACGAAAGGTCcgatcgctgtgtctcgctccaacctatggctgccgctcgccctGTCGCTGCAGACCAATGTCAGGCCGTTAAAACCCACTGCATGCCCTTTCTGCAGAAGCCCATATTTTCCCAAGAAGTAGTAAGGACTAAATCATGTGTTTTGCAGATATACAACTGGAACCCCGAGTTCTTCGACGACCCGAGCGAGCTGCCACCAGACATGCCACCTGACATCACCAACTACATCAACTCCACCACCTCTCCTCGAGAGGTAAGATCACGTTTCCTTAAAAATAAATTCGTTATGCGTACGACCGGTGTTACTCTCATTTTGTGAGTATTAAAACCTTATGGCACTTATGGAGTAAATTAGTGCCAATGACGATTAggtgtaaggtgcattagggtaattacgAATTGAtaaaaatgctcgggtaatttcgaaaggggaattttgatatgatggaaataatggtgattttatgcgactttcgaaattagatgaCCTTCGGAATTAACCTAATGCACCTACACGTAGACACACATGATCCAGTTCACTAACATGTCATTCTCTCATCACGAACGATTATCTTTGTACTGAAAATTCTTTACGACGCAAGTTGAGTAAAGCTTCTTGAAATAGCCTCGATGGTATATCTGGAGAATACAGAAAAGCATCGTGGGTGACTGTAaaagtacattgtgcaacaaggggaggaagttgaatattactaacgagagtaagtttaaagactcgagttagtaatacgATATATCTTACAgcagttacacacaatgtttttcatcacacttgcattataaaaagtatgcaaaaaggtaaaaaagtgtccaatacggtactagaaatttcttaactccttagggagaacgatttttctataactcacgctccgcctgcgtgcaataccacatttagtgtgcgagtgtgatgaaaaatacttTTCGCAATGTAGTCGACAAAAAGCTCGCTTCTATTCTGAGAGAGACAGACGTTCAGTCCATTTTAACTGCAATTTTACTCATCTTCTTCTCGTGTCAAtggtttctttttctttttttctattACCAGAAGGTAGCGACGCTTATTGCCCTGTCACGTCCCGTAAATCTTCCACGGAGCATGTTTGTGGATTCTCATCTTTTAAGCATTATACAAACCCAGATATGATATAATCTTAAACCTCTTTCAGCGTCGCAGAGTTTGGGTATCGTGCAAGGGGGAGCGACCAGCCGACGTGGAGGCGTTGGGTCCACTCCGCTACTACCCGTACCCTGGTTTGGATGAGACCTTCTTCCCTTACGACAACACTCCTGGATATCTCAGCCCGCTGGTCGCTGTACAACTCCTTAAACCTAAACGTAAGTGAAATGCGTCGTCTTGGGTTTAAAGTTAATTAAGAGACCGATCCTGATCCCTCTTAGCTTCGTAACAATGTATCTCTTCATTCATGAGAGCTGTGAGAAGTACTTATGCTTCAGACGTGATGGAAGCGTTGGGTCCACTCCGCTATTACCCGTACCCAGGGCTGAGACCTTCTTCCCGTATGATAACACCCCTGGATATCTCATCCCGTTGGTCGCTGTACAACTTCTTAAACCAAAATGTACCTTTTTGAATTTGAAAACCATCTAACTAGTTGGTCCAAGGTGGTTGACTCATTTGTCATCATGCCAGTTCAACAAGTTAACAACGTTCTaacatactaaaattataaatgggaaagtgtgtgtgtatgtttgtttgcgtCTTTCAAAGTTAAACACGAGAATTCAGTGATTTTTTTATGGAGACAGTTGAAGAGATGGACATACTTAGGCTacttattttcttttaattacaagCGAGCGAAGTAGTGACTATATAAGTATAAGTGCACAAGTAACGCATGGCATGACAGGTGATTAAAACGCGTCCATGATACCGCTGaagtttttttataccacgtcggtggcaaacagtccGGATGGAAAGCGATCAACCGTAAccaatggacgcctgcaactcaaggagtgtcacatgcgcgttgtcgacccattagaacttgtacactcctttttgaagAACATACTGTAGGTTATGTCTTTAGTTGAGCATGCCCCTCCCTCTCTGCTTCACACACCACGTCCGACGTAAGAAAGAACATCGGTAGTTTTTTATCGTTCCACCCAGACCAAGTCGTGACAAGAAGCTATAAATAATTATCTGTTTCCAGTGAACCAGATCATCAACATCCGCTGCCGCGCTTGGGCCCGCAACATCCAGTTCACCGAGAGCCTGAAGGAGCGTCTCGGCTCCACTCATCTCGAGATCATGATCGACTGAGACCCTGGATATGCAGTCATCGGAGACGTCTATTTACTTACTATTTCTTCTTTGAATCTTGTTACCGTCTGCTTTGGTGTGGGGGTTGAATCATATTTCTCAATTTACTCCGATCTTGGGCAGCTTGGGTAGcctcctcccaccccatccCTAACATCCTGAGCTCTTGCTGAACAAACCGGGTATATTCCAGGTGAGGGTCACTTTGGATCGGTGGGATCAGGTTGTCTGAGGATATGCCTATTGCCCAATATATGTTTAGTACGAAGTGATGAATTATTTGATCACGTTTGCTGAATAACTGAATTGACCCCATTCATGATTTCCATGAATCACACTGATTACGAAGCAACACCtgaattttaatttaagtagtaGTTTTTAAACCATTACTCAGTTTTTAATGGCGTCTCCGAtgttaaagtaaaatgtgtgtTCCATTATGTGCCTTGCTTTTACAAAATGGTCATAAATGGACCGGTTAGACCCTTATATGGTACAACGTACTTTTTAAAGGTGCCAGAGCCTAAAAAGGCTG is a genomic window of Leguminivora glycinivorella isolate SPB_JAAS2020 chromosome 6, LegGlyc_1.1, whole genome shotgun sequence containing:
- the LOC125227010 gene encoding sodium/potassium-transporting ATPase subunit beta-2-like, producing the protein MGADRPNGVANYCRRPPQRPLLQKLQYAIWNPEEGTFLGRTPHRWGVIGLIYLVMYICIIIFFSICMCGLLATMDERVPYFQLADSIIGANPGMGHRPLLYEEGALIWYDADNETQIQRYVDNINEFLAPYENKSLLINGGVNQRDCGTVKPPRAEVCSFSTDLLGDCSAANGFGYSNRTPCLIIKLNRIYNWNPEFFDDPSELPPDMPPDITNYINSTTSPRERRRVWVSCKGERPADVEALGPLRYYPYPGLDETFFPYDNTPGYLSPLVAVQLLKPKLNQIINIRCRAWARNIQFTESLKERLGSTHLEIMID